A genomic window from Anthocerotibacter panamensis C109 includes:
- a CDS encoding TOBE domain-containing protein, translating to MAKQISGRNQLTGKVIAIQFGDILAEVTVQVGEQVVDAVITRRSAEALRLAPGDTVTALIKATEVMIIKDIPE from the coding sequence ATGGCTAAACAGATCAGCGGACGCAATCAACTCACCGGCAAAGTCATCGCCATACAGTTCGGGGATATCCTGGCCGAAGTCACCGTACAGGTAGGCGAACAGGTCGTAGATGCAGTCATCACCCGCCGCTCCGCCGAAGCTCTGCGCCTCGCCCCCGGCGACACTGTCACCGCCCTAATTAAGGCCACCGAGGTCATGATCATCAAAGACATCCCTGAATGA
- the pheS gene encoding phenylalanine--tRNA ligase subunit alpha produces MQEQLKALEDQALSTISSAHSLDDLERLRVRFLGKKGELSAILGGMGRLSAAERPVIGAVANTVKAKIEEHLQQQRLDLEEKAIQEQLASERVDVTMPGRYLPQGRIHPLQYTMDQITDLFIGLGYTQVGGPHAETNYYNFEALNFPPDHPAQDMHDTLYLEDGRLLRTHTSPVQIRYMETHEPPLRIVVPGRVYRKDALDATHSPVFHQVEILVVGEDITFGDLKGTLSLFIEQLLGKRPMRFRPSYFPFTEPSMEVDIWWETAVGKGRWMEVLGAGMVHPNVFKSAGYDPEKVQGFAAGMGVERLAMLTYNIDDIRLLYTSDKRFLEQFPG; encoded by the coding sequence ATGCAAGAGCAGCTAAAAGCCCTGGAAGACCAAGCTCTCTCCACGATCAGCAGCGCCCATTCTCTGGACGACTTGGAGCGCTTGCGCGTGCGCTTTTTGGGGAAAAAAGGTGAGCTATCCGCCATCTTGGGAGGCATGGGCCGCTTGAGTGCCGCTGAACGCCCGGTCATCGGGGCTGTCGCCAACACCGTGAAAGCCAAAATCGAGGAACATCTCCAGCAGCAACGCCTGGACCTGGAAGAGAAAGCCATCCAGGAGCAACTCGCTAGCGAACGGGTGGATGTGACGATGCCGGGACGCTACTTGCCTCAGGGGCGCATTCATCCGCTGCAATACACCATGGACCAGATCACGGACCTCTTTATCGGGTTGGGCTATACCCAGGTAGGTGGGCCGCACGCTGAGACCAACTACTACAACTTTGAAGCACTCAATTTCCCGCCCGACCACCCCGCCCAGGACATGCACGACACCCTCTACTTAGAGGATGGACGCTTGCTCAGGACCCACACTTCCCCTGTCCAGATCCGCTATATGGAGACCCACGAGCCGCCCCTGCGCATTGTTGTTCCCGGTCGGGTCTACCGCAAGGACGCCCTAGACGCGACCCACTCTCCGGTCTTCCATCAGGTCGAAATCCTAGTTGTAGGCGAAGACATTACCTTTGGCGACCTCAAGGGCACGTTGAGCCTCTTTATCGAGCAGCTTTTGGGCAAACGTCCGATGCGCTTTCGTCCTAGCTACTTCCCCTTCACCGAGCCCTCGATGGAAGTGGATATCTGGTGGGAGACGGCTGTAGGGAAGGGCCGTTGGATGGAAGTCCTCGGGGCCGGGATGGTCCACCCCAATGTCTTTAAGTCCGCTGGTTACGATCCTGAAAAAGTCCAGGGTTTCGCAGCCGGGATGGGGGTCGAGCGCCTCGCCATGCTGACCTACAATATCGACGACATTCGCCTTTTGTATACTTCCGACAAACGCTTCTTAGAGCAGTTTCCGGGCTGA
- a CDS encoding nitroreductase family protein, translating into MTLTTSYVQEIEALDVPTAIHQRRSIKSFSSDPIAPELLEQLLELTVAAPSSYNLQDWRIILVQDPAQKAALSAASWGQQMVVQAPVTFVFAADPNAWQKNLPLILEEGLRSGAWSEGTASYFKQAIPQFQTALKDKAREYAIKDAIIAATHTALAAESLGLSTCFMNGWIEEQVKAIIGAEDPDLAIALLLPVGYKAEARLNPGRLPFSVNVSIDRLNNPYPGV; encoded by the coding sequence ATGACTTTGACAACCAGCTATGTTCAGGAAATTGAAGCGCTCGATGTCCCCACAGCCATCCACCAGCGCCGTTCCATCAAAAGTTTTAGCTCCGATCCCATCGCCCCCGAACTCCTTGAGCAACTCCTCGAACTGACCGTAGCCGCTCCTAGCAGCTATAACCTCCAAGATTGGCGCATCATTCTAGTTCAGGACCCCGCCCAAAAAGCCGCGCTCAGTGCCGCTTCTTGGGGCCAACAAATGGTCGTCCAAGCTCCGGTGACATTTGTTTTCGCCGCAGACCCCAATGCTTGGCAGAAAAACCTGCCGCTCATCCTTGAGGAAGGCTTGCGTAGCGGAGCCTGGAGTGAAGGAACGGCTAGCTATTTCAAGCAGGCCATTCCTCAATTTCAGACTGCCCTCAAGGATAAAGCCCGCGAGTACGCGATCAAAGACGCCATCATCGCTGCGACCCACACCGCTCTTGCCGCAGAGAGCCTGGGGCTGTCCACTTGTTTCATGAACGGCTGGATCGAAGAGCAGGTGAAAGCGATCATCGGTGCAGAAGACCCGGACTTGGCGATTGCCCTGTTGCTACCCGTAGGCTACAAAGCTGAAGCACGTCTAAATCCAGGCCGTCTACCCTTCAGCGTCAATGTCTCTATCGACCGTCTGAATAATCCCTACCCCGGCGTGTGA